A window of the Lysinibacillus irui genome harbors these coding sequences:
- a CDS encoding CdiA family toxin C-terminal domain-containing protein, with translation MGKKTYKQAVNKTKAVYNQTKQAVKEVKQTTKELAIKTNSAAKAVIKDIKKPVVKSLNSFKEIGKDFKSGLDKRADKALDSPYDFANYLTLGAVDGIWSGAKGRADKMLDSPSDFFNYATFGFTGMVQGAVNPKDPLSKEHWLDSFGVATSVLGVKGASSTKTTGVSSGKSTSGSRDTTSKVSTIKVEFHERFRESHIIKGDGIKKNGVSGAHNINHFYDTLKKTGVNIDELIVGEPLKHPQLPGLYEINYRVPSMKYGPEGNLVPSGQFRNIKDPKTVYDPRIYSDDQIIQFGKEAMQEAIDSNRIVGRQVVGYAPNGMRFTGFIDDGKITNFFPSFD, from the coding sequence GTGGGTAAGAAAACCTATAAACAAGCAGTAAACAAAACGAAAGCCGTTTATAACCAGACAAAGCAAGCGGTAAAGGAAGTAAAACAAACAACGAAGGAACTAGCCATCAAAACGAATTCAGCTGCAAAAGCGGTGATAAAGGACATCAAAAAACCAGTTGTCAAGTCACTTAATAGCTTCAAAGAAATCGGCAAAGATTTCAAAAGTGGTCTGGACAAAAGAGCAGATAAAGCACTCGATTCTCCATATGATTTTGCAAATTATCTAACTCTAGGTGCAGTAGATGGTATTTGGTCTGGAGCCAAAGGTAGAGCAGATAAGATGCTCGATTCACCTTCTGATTTTTTCAATTATGCAACATTTGGTTTCACGGGGATGGTCCAAGGTGCGGTGAATCCAAAAGACCCATTATCGAAAGAACATTGGTTAGATAGTTTTGGCGTAGCCACGTCAGTGTTAGGGGTTAAAGGAGCGTCAAGTACAAAAACAACTGGAGTATCAAGTGGTAAGTCTACTAGCGGTTCGAGAGATACTACTAGTAAAGTATCAACTATTAAAGTCGAGTTTCATGAAAGATTTAGAGAATCTCATATCATCAAGGGTGATGGAATTAAAAAAAATGGAGTTAGTGGTGCTCATAATATAAATCATTTTTATGATACATTGAAGAAGACTGGTGTAAATATTGATGAGTTAATTGTTGGGGAACCATTAAAACACCCTCAATTACCTGGATTGTATGAGATAAATTACAGAGTCCCATCAATGAAATATGGACCAGAAGGAAATTTAGTACCTTCTGGTCAATTTAGGAACATTAAAGATCCGAAAACTGTGTATGATCCAAGGATTTATTCTGATGATCAGATAATTCAATTTGGTAAAGAAGCAATGCAAGAAGCCATTGATTCCAATAGAATTGTGGGTAGACAAGTCGTAGGGTATGCTCCGAATGGGATGAGATTCACTGGCTTTATAGATGATGGTAAAATAACTAATTTCTTTCCGTCTTTTGATTAA
- a CDS encoding DUF4280 domain-containing protein, which produces MSEEMQTKGGDQRSYVVAGAKLSCSQGDQTSILKMPVSHGVYTKNKAQMNTMDYKPYVNIQPFGLCQTLANPTVAAATAANNGVLKPMPCTPVITMPWINGKDDQLIENHPALVSQSINMCMYCGTIKVEDDGQE; this is translated from the coding sequence ATGTCAGAAGAAATGCAGACAAAGGGTGGCGACCAACGGAGTTATGTCGTAGCTGGTGCCAAATTATCCTGTTCGCAAGGAGATCAAACGAGTATTTTAAAAATGCCAGTTAGTCACGGTGTTTATACGAAAAATAAGGCGCAGATGAATACGATGGATTATAAGCCTTATGTCAATATTCAACCATTTGGGTTATGCCAGACATTAGCGAATCCTACTGTTGCGGCAGCTACAGCTGCCAATAATGGTGTCTTAAAGCCCATGCCCTGTACTCCTGTGATTACAATGCCCTGGATTAATGGGAAGGATGATCAATTAATTGAAAATCATCCAGCGTTAGTTAGTCAATCGATTAATATGTGTATGTATTGTGGAACGATAAAAGTAGAAGATGATGGGCAAGAATGA
- a CDS encoding nucleic acid/nucleotide deaminase domain-containing protein, giving the protein MIPKVGSPGGKKKGKSGGSKGKSAKKSSKKKSSTKKKQRKSNKKKKKKKRKKKKKKWGKFFTKARKLYNKLSKSKIAKQFKKVVKRAVLAGKKTYKQAVNKTKAVYNQTKQAVKEVKQTTKELAIKTNSAAKAVIKDIKKPVVKSLNSFKEIGKDFKSGLDKRADKALDSPYDFANYLTLGAVDGIWSGAKGRADKMLDSPSDFFNYATFGFTGMVQGAVNPKDPLSKEHWLDSFGVATSVLGVKGASSTKTTGVSSGKSTSSSSNNSNSNSNSNSNSNSNSNKGTGNTKNIDNPKLPLQVKYGESDLSSMAKNYRIDNQIYDLRNIVVADIEIDGARFSKVFESTEKTRVKPSGKVEVKKVHSEKVLVEEKKAAELNGQTYKVHRVYTEREPCILGGHDCKALLKKELPEAEVSYSVEYGDKASRDRGNAELAKELEKLKE; this is encoded by the coding sequence ATGATTCCGAAAGTAGGCTCCCCAGGTGGAAAGAAAAAAGGAAAGAGCGGAGGATCGAAAGGAAAGAGCGCTAAGAAATCCTCCAAAAAGAAGAGCTCTACGAAGAAAAAACAACGGAAGTCCAATAAAAAGAAGAAAAAGAAAAAACGCAAGAAGAAAAAGAAGAAGTGGGGTAAATTCTTTACCAAGGCACGGAAGCTCTATAATAAACTAAGCAAAAGTAAAATAGCGAAGCAATTTAAGAAAGTAGTAAAAAGAGCTGTCCTAGCGGGTAAGAAAACCTATAAACAAGCAGTAAACAAAACGAAAGCCGTTTATAACCAGACAAAGCAAGCGGTAAAGGAAGTAAAACAAACAACGAAGGAACTAGCCATCAAAACGAATTCAGCTGCAAAAGCGGTGATAAAGGACATCAAAAAACCAGTTGTCAAGTCACTTAATAGCTTCAAAGAAATCGGCAAAGATTTCAAAAGTGGTCTGGACAAAAGAGCAGATAAAGCACTCGATTCTCCATATGATTTTGCAAATTATCTAACTCTAGGTGCAGTAGATGGTATTTGGTCTGGAGCCAAAGGTAGAGCAGATAAGATGCTCGATTCACCTTCTGATTTTTTCAATTATGCAACATTTGGTTTCACGGGGATGGTCCAAGGTGCGGTGAATCCGAAAGACCCGTTATCGAAAGAACATTGGTTAGATAGTTTTGGCGTAGCCACGTCAGTATTAGGGGTTAAAGGAGCGTCAAGTACAAAAACAACTGGAGTATCAAGTGGTAAGTCTACTAGCAGTTCGAGTAATAATAGTAATAGTAATAGTAATAGTAATAGTAATAGTAATAGTAATAGTAATAAGGGCACGGGTAATACTAAGAATATAGATAATCCAAAATTACCATTACAAGTTAAGTATGGAGAATCTGATTTAAGTTCAATGGCGAAAAATTATCGAATTGATAATCAAATATACGATTTAAGAAATATTGTAGTGGCAGACATTGAGATAGATGGTGCTCGTTTTTCGAAGGTTTTTGAAAGTACAGAAAAAACCAGAGTAAAACCAAGTGGAAAAGTTGAAGTGAAAAAAGTGCATTCCGAAAAAGTTTTGGTAGAGGAAAAAAAAGCTGCTGAACTAAATGGACAGACTTATAAAGTTCACCGAGTGTACACTGAAAGAGAACCTTGCATTCTTGGTGGTCATGATTGTAAGGCACTGCTAAAAAAAGAACTTCCTGAAGCTGAAGTAAGCTATAGTGTTGAGTATGGGGACAAAGCTTCAAGAGATCGTGGAAATGCTGAATTAGCTAAAGAGCTTGAAAAGTTAAAGGAGTGA
- a CDS encoding CdiA family toxin C-terminal domain-containing protein: MLDSPSDFFNYATFGFTGMVHGAVNSKDPLSKEHWLDSFGLATSVLGVKGASSTKVIGVTSGKSTSSSSSKGTGNNSKNIGGTNKFKFVENVKNHLINHLINVENVNTKKGIVGGHNMDEFNKALKSQGFNPNDLIVSKKPHQSIEGIYEVEYKIPKKDMAGNIAEPVSYKNIKNPKTVYDPSKISDDKIYQWGQEAMQNGKVDGRIVEGTASNGLKFRGYLNEAGEITNFFPIID, encoded by the coding sequence ATGCTAGATTCACCTTCTGATTTTTTCAATTACGCAACATTTGGTTTTACGGGAATGGTCCATGGTGCGGTGAATTCGAAAGACCCATTATCAAAAGAACATTGGTTAGATAGTTTTGGCTTAGCCACGTCAGTGTTAGGGGTTAAAGGAGCATCTAGTACAAAAGTAATTGGAGTAACAAGTGGTAAGTCTACTAGCAGTTCGAGTAGTAAGGGTACGGGTAATAATAGTAAAAATATTGGTGGAACTAATAAATTTAAATTTGTTGAAAATGTAAAAAATCATTTAATAAATCATTTAATAAATGTTGAAAATGTTAATACTAAAAAAGGTATTGTTGGTGGTCACAATATGGATGAATTTAATAAAGCATTGAAAAGTCAAGGTTTTAATCCAAATGATTTAATTGTGTCTAAAAAGCCGCACCAATCAATTGAAGGAATTTATGAAGTAGAGTATAAAATACCTAAAAAAGATATGGCTGGTAATATTGCTGAACCAGTATCATATAAAAATATCAAGAATCCTAAAACAGTTTATGACCCATCGAAAATTAGTGATGATAAAATTTATCAATGGGGACAAGAAGCAATGCAGAACGGAAAAGTAGATGGGAGAATTGTTGAAGGAACTGCTTCAAACGGTTTAAAATTTAGAGGATACCTGAATGAAGCCGGTGAAATAACAAACTTTTTCCCTATTATAGATTAA
- a CDS encoding membrane-associated protease 1 produces the protein MGFVLKVEGSEAIELGLESIMTVEYETDTPNDSNARSTDVGATLKVKGKILTATDGDNSDDTMKLGLWSLVPAEKADCYRKVTLEVVAADQVVRKIHFPNAFVVDYTERYGDTEGIGEFFLFIKQKKDKTDLAKIEGGYAV, from the coding sequence ATGGGTTTTGTATTAAAAGTAGAAGGTTCAGAAGCAATTGAATTAGGCTTAGAAAGCATCATGACTGTCGAATATGAGACAGATACACCGAATGATTCTAACGCTCGCTCTACAGATGTTGGAGCCACTTTAAAAGTTAAAGGTAAAATTTTAACGGCTACGGATGGTGATAATTCTGATGATACGATGAAATTGGGTTTATGGTCATTAGTACCTGCTGAGAAGGCTGACTGTTACCGTAAAGTGACTTTAGAGGTTGTTGCAGCTGATCAAGTAGTAAGAAAAATTCATTTCCCAAATGCTTTTGTGGTGGATTATACAGAAAGATATGGTGACACAGAAGGTATCGGTGAGTTCTTCTTATTTATTAAGCAAAAGAAAGACAAAACAGATTTGGCAAAAATCGAGGGTGGCTACGCTGTCTAA
- a CDS encoding serine protease, translating to MNYFILSQDERITNAVKPVGIAQVIKKELLTIERMEELEELERQFPVLEKGEMVYTDLIEKPIMLISDAVKQLVEKYVPNMPFKAVVLTDMPKLMQTLYWLVIPPKVRCLSAQTEFHLDGTLKKLVLDEQLAAPYPFFQIEGIKEQFIVVNIELAESILRRDFRGIRLQKIQTEGRWNDILSVGK from the coding sequence ATGAACTATTTTATTCTATCTCAAGATGAACGTATCACAAATGCTGTGAAACCTGTTGGTATCGCCCAAGTGATTAAAAAAGAGCTATTAACAATTGAAAGAATGGAAGAATTAGAGGAACTTGAACGGCAATTTCCTGTATTAGAAAAAGGCGAGATGGTGTATACCGATCTCATAGAAAAGCCAATCATGCTTATTTCTGATGCTGTTAAACAATTAGTGGAAAAGTATGTCCCAAATATGCCATTTAAAGCAGTTGTTCTCACGGATATGCCTAAATTAATGCAAACCTTATATTGGCTGGTGATCCCACCAAAAGTGCGTTGTCTTTCCGCTCAAACGGAATTTCATCTTGATGGTACGTTGAAGAAGTTAGTCTTAGATGAGCAGTTGGCTGCTCCTTATCCATTCTTTCAAATCGAGGGCATTAAAGAACAGTTTATAGTGGTGAATATTGAATTAGCAGAGAGTATTCTACGCAGAGATTTTCGGGGAATACGATTACAAAAAATACAAACTGAAGGAAGATGGAACGACATTCTTTCTGTAGGAAAATAG
- a CDS encoding RNA 2'-phosphotransferase translates to MNEQEYYIELSKEISYALRHVPWKYELELDEEGWVPVDQLLSVLNQSKKWVNTTLEDVQQMILLSKKKRHELLGNKIRALYGHSTHNKIIKKEVVPPKRLFHGTSPEFMSFINEKGLLPMSRQYVHLSEDIETAHMVGKRKAFEPIILIVNTEESRKKGIKFYLGNEKVWLSDYIPIEFISVKK, encoded by the coding sequence TTGAATGAACAAGAATATTATATTGAATTAAGCAAAGAAATTTCTTATGCTTTACGTCATGTACCTTGGAAATATGAATTAGAATTAGATGAAGAAGGTTGGGTACCGGTTGATCAACTATTGTCAGTTCTTAATCAATCAAAAAAATGGGTTAATACAACATTAGAAGATGTGCAACAAATGATTTTGTTATCTAAGAAAAAGCGCCATGAATTATTAGGAAATAAAATTAGAGCTCTATATGGACACTCTACTCATAACAAAATTATTAAAAAGGAAGTTGTACCACCTAAACGATTATTCCATGGAACTTCCCCAGAATTTATGAGTTTCATTAACGAAAAAGGTTTATTACCCATGTCTAGGCAATATGTCCATTTATCGGAAGATATTGAAACTGCTCACATGGTTGGCAAACGCAAGGCTTTTGAACCGATTATATTAATCGTCAATACTGAGGAATCTAGAAAAAAGGGAATTAAGTTTTATTTAGGGAATGAAAAAGTATGGCTTTCTGATTATATACCTATTGAATTTATTTCTGTTAAAAAATAA
- a CDS encoding contractile injection system protein, VgrG/Pvc8 family, with amino-acid sequence MNTYEEVIGYGELELVSPYEIQTLHNLTLTQTVNDHARLAITGFIPAEKKDSCMQLASTTDRIEVYQKHNGQRLHALFKGQVTEIAIRMTRGVYQIELEAVSSTFTLDCKKKYRSFQHHKMTYQAMIKKVLEDYSGADVIDTVSKATPLKQFILQYKETDWQFLQRMASHFRAVLVAAVDADKPKFWFGLPEGRMEKLSVANYTILKDRSKFLHSKYNDIEQPIEERDTVAYVIESRKTLKLGDRVLLLGKELVVAKSIARMKQGILTYEYHLLFEKGIRQDRRSIPFLPGTAIEGKVLEVKKDQVRVHLSMDETQKKEEATWFPLATPYTAEGHSGFYSPPEEGDSVHLTFPTHREEAAVVRHSVRKGGESNPKTADPKTSYWGTPKGKEMKLDPQSVTFTAKEGAVFLQLHQDSGITVHSKPSLLVKANDTITFAGKRVSMSAAESMRFTCGSSSLVFDGNTDIQGQIVTMDGSIKAPVSVAAQEEETDLEAALDVMGMIPVGGGDA; translated from the coding sequence GTGAACACATACGAGGAAGTAATCGGATACGGTGAGCTTGAACTCGTATCCCCCTATGAAATCCAGACATTGCATAATCTCACGTTGACACAAACAGTGAATGACCATGCAAGATTAGCAATAACCGGATTTATCCCTGCGGAAAAGAAAGATAGTTGTATGCAGCTTGCCAGTACGACAGATCGAATAGAGGTCTATCAAAAACATAACGGACAACGGCTGCATGCGCTTTTTAAAGGACAGGTAACAGAAATTGCTATACGAATGACAAGGGGAGTATATCAAATTGAATTAGAGGCTGTTTCATCTACATTCACCTTGGATTGTAAAAAAAAATACCGCTCCTTTCAGCATCATAAAATGACTTATCAGGCGATGATAAAAAAGGTGCTAGAAGATTATTCAGGTGCAGATGTTATTGATACTGTATCGAAAGCTACTCCTCTTAAGCAATTTATATTACAATATAAGGAGACGGATTGGCAATTTTTACAACGAATGGCTTCCCATTTTCGTGCCGTATTAGTCGCTGCAGTGGATGCTGATAAGCCGAAGTTTTGGTTTGGCCTACCTGAAGGGCGAATGGAAAAGCTTTCCGTGGCAAATTATACGATCTTAAAGGATCGCTCTAAGTTTTTACATAGTAAGTACAATGACATCGAGCAGCCAATTGAAGAGCGGGATACAGTTGCCTATGTGATAGAATCTAGAAAAACATTGAAACTGGGTGATCGCGTTTTACTCCTGGGCAAGGAGCTTGTAGTAGCCAAGTCTATCGCCCGCATGAAGCAAGGCATCCTTACCTATGAGTATCATCTGCTGTTCGAAAAAGGCATACGCCAAGATAGGCGCAGTATTCCGTTCCTACCAGGCACCGCAATTGAAGGAAAGGTATTAGAGGTCAAAAAGGATCAGGTTCGAGTCCATCTTAGTATGGATGAGACACAAAAAAAGGAGGAAGCTACGTGGTTCCCACTGGCTACGCCTTATACGGCAGAGGGACATAGTGGCTTTTACAGCCCGCCAGAGGAAGGAGATAGCGTCCACCTAACCTTCCCGACACATCGAGAGGAAGCTGCGGTTGTTCGTCATAGTGTACGAAAGGGTGGCGAGTCCAACCCGAAAACAGCTGATCCCAAAACGTCTTACTGGGGTACGCCGAAAGGGAAGGAAATGAAGCTAGACCCACAGTCCGTGACATTTACCGCCAAGGAGGGTGCTGTCTTTCTACAGCTTCATCAGGACAGCGGCATCACTGTGCATAGTAAGCCATCCTTGCTGGTCAAAGCCAACGACACGATCACCTTTGCCGGAAAACGTGTGTCCATGAGTGCAGCGGAGTCGATGCGTTTCACATGCGGCTCAAGCAGTCTAGTGTTTGATGGCAATACCGATATTCAGGGACAGATAGTGACGATGGATGGCTCCATTAAAGCCCCTGTATCTGTCGCTGCGCAAGAAGAGGAAACAGACCTGGAGGCAGCCCTAGACGTCATGGGGATGATCCCTGTTGGTGGGGGTGATGCCTAA
- a CDS encoding pentapeptide repeat-containing protein, translating to MQTQGVLQHFYDNEVEKRRLKYLLLLEDFFQASKDKLADDFRMSFQKICQQLKQQQTLQQKGPIAHITFSMLRTELLESNPHYLVEATDEEWFFDIHPLLTTYDAGWAHHFLEQYIEELSLYSKTFMGAITQADIDRIRLQDAKHFHQYVISLARYALPDIIRCPEYLALDRDVAVEIRVGEFMDMNEVVYSEDFSAKDSEEIKAWLDEQLEEEYPYEVFSHLNLAGGRYEGLDIRYAFFHKANLTNCHMRECLLIGTSFRESQLMDTDLSFSTIYETDFSNSQLQGANFQQVQGASGLLDRQKWEIPGYLPVRFTGANLEGANFELANLRGASFMGANVRNTNFAGANLEMAIFSKEAQEYVKLDPFQAASVIWK from the coding sequence ATGCAGACACAGGGAGTTTTACAGCATTTTTATGATAACGAAGTAGAGAAAAGAAGGTTGAAATATCTCTTATTGCTCGAGGATTTTTTTCAAGCCTCCAAGGATAAGCTCGCCGATGATTTTAGAATGTCTTTTCAAAAAATATGTCAGCAACTAAAACAACAGCAAACGCTTCAACAGAAAGGACCGATTGCACATATTACGTTTTCAATGCTGCGTACAGAGCTACTAGAGAGCAACCCTCACTATTTAGTAGAAGCTACGGATGAAGAATGGTTTTTTGATATTCATCCGCTTTTAACTACTTATGATGCAGGCTGGGCGCATCATTTTTTAGAGCAATACATTGAAGAATTAAGTTTGTATAGCAAAACTTTTATGGGGGCAATTACCCAGGCAGATATTGATCGCATTAGACTTCAGGACGCCAAACATTTTCACCAATATGTAATAAGTCTCGCTAGATATGCGCTACCTGACATTATTCGATGTCCAGAGTATTTGGCGCTAGATCGAGATGTGGCTGTCGAGATACGTGTAGGCGAGTTTATGGATATGAATGAGGTTGTCTATAGCGAGGATTTTTCAGCGAAGGATAGTGAAGAAATAAAGGCTTGGCTAGATGAACAACTAGAGGAGGAATATCCATACGAGGTATTTAGCCATTTAAATTTAGCAGGTGGGCGATATGAAGGCTTGGATATTCGCTATGCCTTTTTCCACAAAGCCAATTTAACCAATTGTCATATGCGTGAATGTCTGTTGATTGGTACTAGCTTTCGGGAGAGTCAGCTAATGGACACGGATTTGAGCTTTAGCACAATTTATGAGACGGATTTTAGTAATAGTCAGTTACAGGGAGCGAATTTTCAACAGGTACAAGGAGCGAGTGGTCTGCTAGATCGTCAGAAATGGGAAATACCTGGCTATTTACCGGTTCGTTTTACTGGTGCGAATTTAGAAGGCGCCAATTTTGAGCTAGCGAATTTACGAGGGGCCAGCTTTATGGGGGCAAATGTTAGAAATACTAATTTTGCGGGAGCCAATTTAGAAATGGCTATTTTCTCTAAGGAAGCACAGGAATATGTAAAGCTAGATCCATTCCAGGCAGCTAGTGTCATTTGGAAGTAG
- a CDS encoding SUKH-3 domain-containing protein → MEKLSIKTKKILKQSGWTPERKKDISSQVKYLEDKGYIVFDCVKEALEQFGELKCIYEYNGKLDDFVIDPEEGLGDLDRRHYKRYEVIIGEDLVVIGTAFRDNAVLYMSKAGEVYAVRDDYYIWKIGCGIYEALNNLCEGRELKVIHEEHLEN, encoded by the coding sequence ATGGAAAAACTATCAATAAAAACAAAAAAAATATTAAAACAATCAGGGTGGACACCAGAGCGAAAAAAAGATATTAGTTCACAAGTAAAATATTTAGAAGATAAAGGATATATAGTTTTCGATTGTGTAAAAGAGGCACTAGAGCAATTTGGTGAATTAAAGTGTATCTACGAATATAATGGAAAATTGGATGATTTTGTGATAGATCCGGAGGAAGGGCTGGGGGATTTAGACAGAAGACATTATAAAAGATATGAAGTTATAATAGGTGAGGATTTGGTTGTAATTGGTACTGCTTTTAGAGATAATGCAGTATTGTATATGTCTAAAGCAGGGGAAGTTTACGCAGTACGAGATGATTACTATATTTGGAAAATTGGTTGCGGAATATATGAAGCTCTCAACAATTTATGTGAAGGGAGAGAGTTAAAAGTAATACATGAAGAGCATTTAGAAAATTAA
- the cdiI gene encoding ribonuclease toxin immunity protein CdiI, with translation MLQIDSKEEIKEFMETFFGNMGVNKFIRVLNEFKNRTGFGMENIHILFYNDFEEWDEFRCKENEVSLIMEYPAVAEDTIGYTDFLQLYIFLVAKSKNYILKQPELLEEINELLKEVKNAFGLE, from the coding sequence ATGTTACAAATAGATTCAAAAGAAGAGATAAAAGAGTTTATGGAAACATTTTTTGGGAATATGGGCGTGAACAAGTTTATCAGAGTTTTAAATGAATTTAAAAATAGGACAGGTTTTGGTATGGAGAATATTCATATATTATTTTATAATGATTTTGAAGAATGGGATGAGTTTCGTTGTAAAGAAAATGAAGTTTCCTTAATTATGGAATACCCAGCAGTTGCAGAAGATACTATAGGATATACAGACTTTTTGCAGCTTTATATTTTTTTGGTTGCTAAAAGCAAAAATTATATATTAAAACAACCTGAGCTGCTTGAAGAAATTAATGAACTTTTAAAAGAAGTTAAAAATGCATTCGGACTGGAATAA
- a CDS encoding deaminase domain-containing protein, which translates to MSTKEKILRTGFNMSLQQAQKSKGKFDATVDVAKNTYNDVKKLVTDPIGVLKETKDNLKNFASHPLATVKTMAGSVKDSFEKDVIHGNDYSRAYWGTKATINTATAVVGTKGVGTLTKVGKTSTGVTSGKFTNNLSSKGTIKDRVSNRDIDRYYEKTQNIRSDINREIEKIINSDEYKNLSNTQKNKLDRKVKKMSTANVAVADVSILGIKKEFQAHSQIHSSDSLGSNVGDFSYSKTDRLLETYVDDGFPRFNDTEAKILEDIASQIKDPNTKGRIDLFTDLDACQSCTNLIMEFRRKYPNIELNVYSKNMR; encoded by the coding sequence ATGTCTACCAAAGAAAAAATCTTACGGACAGGGTTTAACATGAGCCTCCAACAAGCACAAAAATCTAAAGGCAAGTTCGATGCAACTGTAGATGTAGCTAAAAACACCTACAATGATGTGAAAAAATTAGTAACTGATCCGATAGGCGTACTAAAAGAAACGAAAGACAATTTGAAAAATTTTGCTTCCCATCCACTGGCAACCGTAAAAACTATGGCGGGTTCAGTAAAAGACTCTTTTGAAAAAGATGTTATTCATGGTAATGACTACTCACGAGCATACTGGGGAACAAAAGCAACCATAAATACAGCTACAGCAGTTGTTGGTACAAAGGGTGTTGGCACACTAACAAAAGTAGGGAAGACTTCGACTGGAGTAACAAGTGGTAAGTTTACTAATAATTTGAGTAGTAAGGGTACGATTAAAGATAGGGTATCAAATAGAGATATTGATAGGTATTATGAGAAAACTCAAAATATTAGAAGTGATATTAATAGGGAAATTGAAAAAATAATAAATTCTGATGAATATAAAAATCTATCAAATACACAAAAGAATAAATTAGATAGAAAAGTGAAAAAAATGAGTACTGCGAATGTTGCAGTAGCAGATGTGAGTATTTTAGGTATAAAAAAAGAATTCCAAGCACACAGTCAGATTCATTCTTCTGATAGTCTAGGTAGTAATGTTGGAGATTTCAGTTATTCCAAAACAGACAGATTATTGGAAACGTATGTTGATGATGGGTTTCCGCGATTCAATGACACAGAGGCTAAGATTCTTGAGGATATTGCTTCTCAAATAAAAGATCCTAATACGAAAGGTCGAATAGATTTGTTTACAGATTTAGATGCATGTCAAAGTTGTACAAATTTAATTATGGAATTCAGGAGAAAGTATCCAAATATCGAATTAAATGTTTATTCTAAAAATATGAGATAA